TTCCCGCTTCGCCTGCTCTCCCTCCAACAACTACAGCGGATCGCAGACGTCTTCGCACAAGCGGAGCTGATTCGCCGTCGTGAGTGCCCAGACACCGACGAGTTCAGCCTCGGGTACTTCGTCGGGAGTGGGAACACCCCAAACCAACTGATGGAGACGGACGAGGACGGTAATCTCACCGATAATATCAGCTTGGTGAAAGAGGAGGACAGTCGATACGCAGAGAAGTGGAAGATCGTGACGACGTGTCCGTTCTGTGGTGAGGACGCCGTCAAGCTGGACGGCGACTACGACCGGATGCGCCTCCTCCACATCTGTACGAACGACGACTGTGAAGAAGAGGAGCTCCCAATCTACGTGACGGACCGAGAGGTCTATCGGTACGCTCCGACCTTCGTAGTGAGCACGATTGACAAGATCGCGGTAGTCGGGATGCAACGCCGTTTCCGTACCCTCTTCGGACGGTTGAAGAAACGCTGCCCGAAGCACGGGTTCTCGGGAGAAAACCAATGTCTGGTTGCGAACCGGGGATACTCACGGTACAGTTGTGACGAAGACGTAGATGACGTTGACCCAGTAGACCCACCGTCGATCCTAATTCAGGACGAACTCCACTTGCTCCGAGAGGAGTTCGGCGCGTTCGATTCCCACTACGAGACGTTCCTCCAGGAGTGGGCCAACCGGGTCGGTGACGGATGGGACATCAAGAACGTCACCGCGACGGCGACGATCAAGGGTGCCGAGAACCAGGTTCACGCCCTCTACTGGAAAGACGTGAACACCTACCCCTCTCCGGGCCCGCTCCTCAAACAGTCGTTCTATGCGTACGAGGACCCACACCGACTCGGTCGTCGCATCGTCGGTTCGGTCCCCCACAACGTATCGCGGACGTACGCGCTGGTTGAGGTTCTCCGAGAGTACGCCGACGTTGTCCAACACTATCAGCGGAACCCGGACGAACTCTTGGCGGCATTAGAACGGGAACACCATCGTACGACACCGTACGGGGAGGTCGTTGACCTCGGCCTTCCCGACGATGATTCGGAGAAGCGGAACGCTGTCCTGGAGATCTTGGAGTACTACGATGCGCAGGTTGCGTACAACATCCAGAAGGTAGATAGCGACCGTCTCCAGCGTGCCGTCCCCTCAATGATCAACCCGTGGCTGGAGACACGGGACGAAGAGCGCGATGCGCTGAACTCCGTAGTGATGAGCGGTGAGACGGGTTTTGATGTCGTTCGTGACGTGTTAGAACGTCTCGAATCGGAGGATCCCGACGACCCTGTGGACATCGTGAACGCGACGAGCATGATCTCCCACGGCGTCGACGTGGACACGCTGAACTTCATTTCGTTCTTCGGAATGCCACGACAGACGGCGGAGTACATCCAGGCGTACTCTCGTGTCGGTCGCCACGTCACCGGTACCGTCTTTGACCTGTTCAATCCGGTCCACGTCCGCGACCGCTCCCACTACACACGGTTCGACCGGTACCACGACTTCCAGGACCTCCTCGTCGAAGCGACCCCGCTGGAACGGTGGGCCGAGTTCGCCGTGAGCTGCACGATGCCGGGTATCTTCGCTGCGACGCTCCTCCAGTACTACGACGAGCAACTCGAATCCTCCGCCGGGCGCGTGTACCTCTACGACTCGTTCCGAGAAGCACAGCGTGCGGGCGATCTCGACAAGGACGAGCTCCTCGAATTCGTGAAGCGGTCCTACTGTGTCACGTCCGACCAGCGCCCTGAATGGGCGGAGGATCGGACGGTCGATCTCTACGAGCGGAAAGTCGAGCGAGAGTTCGAAGATATCTGGGAACGGTGCATGTCCGGCCACCCGAAGGACGGTTACCAAGGATGGATCGGGAACATGATCAAGCGTAGTGAGGACGACCGAGGACCGATGCGGAGTCTACGGGATATCGACGAGCAGCTCCCAGTCGACGTCGATACGGGTACCGCACAGGTGCTGAATATGTTTGACAGGAGGCAGTAATCATGGCAGATTCAGAGATGAAACGCGGTCTGGCGCAGGTGATGTATCGGTTCGGTCCCAAGTCGCTGTTCGACTACGGACGACGGGGACTGTCGATGAAAGTATCGCGGTGGGAGACAGACAAGGTCAGTTCGCTCGACGCGAACTACGTCGCCGAACAGATTGCCACCCACGCGTCCAGCTTCCGCAACGACGACGAGGACCCTTGGGTGGATCTCACAGTGGACGACGTAGATTTCCGCCGACCAAACCGCGTCGTCGGATCACTCTACCCCCTGACCATGTACTGTCAGAACCGGAGTTGCCACCGGGTCGTGAGTAAGAAAGAGCCCAGTCACTTCTTCTACACCAACGGGGAGTGCCCCGAGTGTGGCAGTGAACTCCGGCAGCTCGCCTTCGTTCTCGTGCACGACTGCGGGAACATGATGTCGATCAACCCGCAACCCTGTAGCAACCCGGACCACGGATACGACAACATCTACCTCAACAAGCAGAACATCAACGACCCCCTCTCCTGGTACTTCTACTGTGGTGAGTGTGGCGACTTCTGTGGGAACATGTCGAAGCGTTGTACCAAGTGCAACAAGGAGCGAGTCTACTTCCGTCCGATAGCGAGCAACTCCGTTTACTACTCCCAAGGCGACGTCCTCGTCAACCTTCCAATCGACCAACGATACAGCGGCGACATCGAATACGGTGAGAGCTGGGCCCGCATACTGATGGCCGCTCACCTCGGTGACCTCGACGACGTCGTCGAAGAGGAGGGGAAGACCTACGAAGAACTCGGTCGGATGACGACCGACGAACGCGACGCGAAACGCCGGGAGAAGCAGATAGAGGACCTGAAGGAGAAAGTGGGCGCAGAACAGGTCGAAAAGATGATCGAGAGCGGAGTGGATCTCGGAGACGTCTTTGACGTCGCGGAAGACACGATAAAGGGTTCGACGCGAGAGGAGGTCGTGGAAGAGAACCGCGAACGTGTC
This Halorientalis sp. IM1011 DNA region includes the following protein-coding sequences:
- a CDS encoding DUF1998 domain-containing protein — its product is MADSEMKRGLAQVMYRFGPKSLFDYGRRGLSMKVSRWETDKVSSLDANYVAEQIATHASSFRNDDEDPWVDLTVDDVDFRRPNRVVGSLYPLTMYCQNRSCHRVVSKKEPSHFFYTNGECPECGSELRQLAFVLVHDCGNMMSINPQPCSNPDHGYDNIYLNKQNINDPLSWYFYCGECGDFCGNMSKRCTKCNKERVYFRPIASNSVYYSQGDVLVNLPIDQRYSGDIEYGESWARILMAAHLGDLDDVVEEEGKTYEELGRMTTDERDAKRREKQIEDLKEKVGAEQVEKMIESGVDLGDVFDVAEDTIKGSTREEVVEENRERVELPSQRGGESDVDQAYSTLSHELFTYLRSTQGYEGNLDATDGMERQPTPLSLDGLLDQDDFLESNPEAEVYPEKLQKVNIASAWVVDNLPLLNYTFGFTRDRPERSRTDLQPFPHPRGEDSTPVYVDQTPSEAIVLQVDRSAIIEWLDEKGTLRGVERPDTDDESDLKEWFLENVDTNELRDHYSPIEDELTREVYTLLHSMSHALMRTASGQCGLDSNSISEYVMPSIPAIFLYASSTEHFSLGGMHTLFKTRIHPWVDETIADVQQCVYDPVCEHEDGACHACLHMSEVACESANGNLDRRYLVGDDRGRIPAFWESEYV
- a CDS encoding helicase-related protein — its product is MGLGPREIPPQSDSRGYVRPPDDAYEIDEDDKDYQQHQAVNNVLLERLVERITGRGDYGQTVYDVNPKDQFFAGALASQYQYREAQESDDAFGNIATRVAPFTMGLQFKLPASVPDDETVKINPTAKVYYRRLPTYEEQQEFGGPVGFDPEIAEDDALTPPEEDEESEAEDSADEESGEYPGDDASLEELRPVYERVQIDAGPLRVTAGDLKRAAKSDGELSPLTADDALTDAMETYRQDERRYREPDPPEEVDSRNEDKIPETALEDEETFETFLEQRFSGDTPTPVWDFEISLTAQYDEDDIIVSVSFVNKHGIEYPDALDPKGEEWRAFFFDVNSEVSVEETPIEPFVSDEIRNEYHYDPEMDGLGRNCSVERTDPTTIETVTVPIHEQRKYRSRETLSAPFSDFAWGTIETHLDRISREMEEAREQYESMRSEVLTDRSDEAREKFDENLEAFEKERRRFDQGRKLIRDDVGHSRAAFKFMNQTFDQMGEKYEEWYLFQIIYIVMAIPDIVAQTEDIDAEDHCLDEVDVIYFPTGGGKTEAYLGLVVFTAFRDRLRGKAHGTTALTKFPLRLLSLQQLQRIADVFAQAELIRRRECPDTDEFSLGYFVGSGNTPNQLMETDEDGNLTDNISLVKEEDSRYAEKWKIVTTCPFCGEDAVKLDGDYDRMRLLHICTNDDCEEEELPIYVTDREVYRYAPTFVVSTIDKIAVVGMQRRFRTLFGRLKKRCPKHGFSGENQCLVANRGYSRYSCDEDVDDVDPVDPPSILIQDELHLLREEFGAFDSHYETFLQEWANRVGDGWDIKNVTATATIKGAENQVHALYWKDVNTYPSPGPLLKQSFYAYEDPHRLGRRIVGSVPHNVSRTYALVEVLREYADVVQHYQRNPDELLAALEREHHRTTPYGEVVDLGLPDDDSEKRNAVLEILEYYDAQVAYNIQKVDSDRLQRAVPSMINPWLETRDEERDALNSVVMSGETGFDVVRDVLERLESEDPDDPVDIVNATSMISHGVDVDTLNFISFFGMPRQTAEYIQAYSRVGRHVTGTVFDLFNPVHVRDRSHYTRFDRYHDFQDLLVEATPLERWAEFAVSCTMPGIFAATLLQYYDEQLESSAGRVYLYDSFREAQRAGDLDKDELLEFVKRSYCVTSDQRPEWAEDRTVDLYERKVEREFEDIWERCMSGHPKDGYQGWIGNMIKRSEDDRGPMRSLRDIDEQLPVDVDTGTAQVLNMFDRRQ